The following nucleotide sequence is from Paeniglutamicibacter kerguelensis.
CGTTGATCATCAGCGCCATCGCGACGTTTTCCACCGCGGTGAGCTCCGGGATCAGCAGCCCGGACTGGAAGACAAAGCCGAAGGACTCGCGGCGCAGCCTGGAGCGTTCCCCCTCCCCCAATGTGGTGATTTCACGCGGCGCGGTGCCGGCTCCCGCCAGCAGCACGGAGCCCGAGTCCGGGCGCTCGATCCCGGCCAGGGTGTGCAGCAACGTGGACTTGCCCGAGCCCGACGGGCCCATGATGGCAACGGACTCGCCGGCCCGGATGTCCAGGTCCACCCCGTCCAGCGCCAAGGTCGATCCGTAGGCGCGGCGCAGGGCCCGGGCGCCGAGCACGGGATGCGGGGACGGGGATGCAGCCGGGGGTGCTGCAGGGTTCGGCGGGGTCTCTGGTGCGAGGTTTGCGTCGATCATGCCACCAGCATTTCAAGTTCCGTGCCGTCGGGCATCG
It contains:
- a CDS encoding ABC transporter ATP-binding protein, which encodes MIDANLAPETPPNPAAPPAASPSPHPVLGARALRRAYGSTLALDGVDLDIRAGESVAIMGPSGSGKSTLLHTLAGIERPDSGSVLLAGAGTAPREITTLGEGERSRLRRESFGFVFQSGLLIPELTAVENVAMALMINGVPRAAALPRAAQWLAALGLAGLEERRIGQLSGGQAQRVAIARAQVTGARVTFADEPTGALDSATGAEVLAVLMDSTVGRGNTLVMVTHDADVAARCDRIIRLRDGRIIAEHQAPGRAA